TCGCCGATGAGAGCACCCGGCGCGGTCGTCAATGTCAATTGACCCTGAGCGACAGCCGAGCCAGAAGCGGTAACCAATGTGAGTGAAGCACAAAGCGTCGATAACAGGCGTACTGCCGGAACAAAGCGACGCGCACGGTAAGGCGCGCCGCGTTCGATGCATGTGACGGACATGGAAATTCCTGTTGGCGGTGGACGGGCGGCAAGAGTTCGCCTGCCGCGCGGAACCAGCGTCGACCGCGTTTTCGCACTTAGCTCGAACGAGGCGTGTGTTCCTCTTCGACGTCCACCGGATTCGACATGTACGCGCTCGCATAGGCATACGTGCGTCTCTCGCTGCGGCGCTTGGGAACCGCATTGAAGATCACGCCCGCGATGCGCGCGCCCGTCAGGTCCAGCCGCTTGATGGCTTCCTCGAGTTCGTCCTCGCTTTGCGCGCTCGGGCGCACCACAATCACCGACGAACCGGCGTTGGCGGCGATGAGACTCGCGTCGCTCACGGCAAGGACTGCGGGCGTGTCAATAATGACGAGGTCGAACTTGCTTTGCAGATAGTCGAGGATCACGGGCAGACGTGGCGTCGACAGCAACTTCGAGGGATTGGCCGGATAGCGACCGGCCGTCATCAGCGATAGGCCTGGCACGTCCGACTCGCGAATGGCGCGATCGACATGGACCTTGCTCGCGAGCACTTCCGAGAAGCCATTTCCGCCGTTTTCGCCGAAAATTGCACCCATGCGTCCATGCCTCATGTCGCCATCGATGAGCAGCACGCTCTTGCCCGATTGTGCATGCAGCACGGCAAGGTTCGACGCAACGAACGTCTTGCCGGTGCCCGGCGCGGCTCCTACGACTGCAAGCACGGTATTCGGTGCAGCAGCGATATCGAGCATGAGCGACGCATGCACCGCACGCAACGCTTCAACGGCAAGGTCCTGCGTGCCGCGAGCCGATAGCGGATGGCTGCCCTCAACGCGCGACTCGGCATCGGTATCGTCGCTTATTACCCGGCGTGCAGATCCGTTGGTGAGGGACGGCCGGCGACTCATGCCGGGCAAAAGCGATACTTTCGATGGCCGGTCCAGGCGCGCCTGCATTGCGCTAAAAGCCACCGCGCCGAAGACAGGCAAGCTCAAGCGGCGCTCGATCGAGTGCGGCGTTCTCACGCTGCGCGAAAGCTGGTCACGGAAGTACACGAACAGAATGCCGATGATGATGCCGCCCGCTGCGCCGCCAGCGATGATGAGCAGGCGCTTCGGCTTCGACATTTCGGTGGGATAGATAGCCGAATCGATCAGATGCACGTTACCGATCGTGCCGGCGCGCGTGACGGCAAGCTCGCTCGCCTTTTCACGCATGGCGACATAAATGTCTTCGGCGACCTTCGCATCGCGCGTGAGGTCCATCAGCTTGCGCTCCGAAGCAGGGAGCCGCCCAAAGCGCTGATCGAAGGTTCGTTTCTGCGCATTCAGCGTGGCGAGCTGTGCATCGATGGTGCGCACCTCGGGCGTATTCGCCGCGAAGCGGCTTGCCGCCTGAGTGCGTTGCATCGTGAGCGTGGCGATCTGCCGTTCGATATCGATACTGCCTTGCAGATACGACGACGCTTCGGTGCCCGGCTGCATCGAGTTCGCGGACGTGCGGTATGTCGTGAGTTCGCTTTCGGCACGCTGCAACTCGTGTTCGAGTCGGGGAAGTTCGCCGAGAATGAAGTCGCGCGTCACGCTCGCTTCTTCGCGATGCTGGTCCACGTGAGCCGCGATGTACGTCTGCGCGATCGCGTTGGTGATCTCTTGCGCGATCTTCGGATCCCGGTCTTCATAGATGATCTGCACGACACCGGAGTCCTTCATCGACTCCATGACTTTCAGGTGCTTCAGAAAGCGCGTGACCGCCTGATACTCGCTAAAGCGCACGACCTTGAAATCAGTCCCGGGCCGCGCGACGAGACTGTCGACGAGGATGGATATTCCGTCCGACTTCGTGAGCTTGCCGACCGCGCCATGAAGAATAGGATTGCCGTTGTCGTCGCTAAGCTCATACGCACCTCGCGGAAGCACGCGCAGAATGAGTGTGGCGTTCTCGAGTCGAGGGGGAACCTCCAGCGTCTGAATGTTCGCCTCTTCACCACCCCATGCGAATGAGTCGAGGCCAAGAAGCGGCGTAACAGGCTGACCCGGCGTTGCGAAGAGGGCGCTGATACGTCCGAACAACGGGAACTGACGCGGCTCGACGGACACATCCTGATGGTATTTCTTGATGACCGGCAGAAGGACTGCGCGGCTTTGGATGATCTGCATTTCCGCATCGGTCGGCAATGTCGACGGGACGGGCTGCTGCTGTGACTGAGCATTCACGCCTAACGCATTGGGATTCGGATAGTCGACCTTCACCAGCGCGTCCGCCGAGAAGTACGGAGTAG
The sequence above is a segment of the Caballeronia sp. Lep1P3 genome. Coding sequences within it:
- a CDS encoding polysaccharide biosynthesis tyrosine autokinase, which codes for MNTPVLGLDPMPARSKDDAFTASDFWKLLVDNVWVVVGFILLATGVATLYAFVATPYFSADALVKVDYPNPNALGVNAQSQQQPVPSTLPTDAEMQIIQSRAVLLPVIKKYHQDVSVEPRQFPLFGRISALFATPGQPVTPLLGLDSFAWGGEEANIQTLEVPPRLENATLILRVLPRGAYELSDDNGNPILHGAVGKLTKSDGISILVDSLVARPGTDFKVVRFSEYQAVTRFLKHLKVMESMKDSGVVQIIYEDRDPKIAQEITNAIAQTYIAAHVDQHREEASVTRDFILGELPRLEHELQRAESELTTYRTSANSMQPGTEASSYLQGSIDIERQIATLTMQRTQAASRFAANTPEVRTIDAQLATLNAQKRTFDQRFGRLPASERKLMDLTRDAKVAEDIYVAMREKASELAVTRAGTIGNVHLIDSAIYPTEMSKPKRLLIIAGGAAGGIIIGILFVYFRDQLSRSVRTPHSIERRLSLPVFGAVAFSAMQARLDRPSKVSLLPGMSRRPSLTNGSARRVISDDTDAESRVEGSHPLSARGTQDLAVEALRAVHASLMLDIAAAPNTVLAVVGAAPGTGKTFVASNLAVLHAQSGKSVLLIDGDMRHGRMGAIFGENGGNGFSEVLASKVHVDRAIRESDVPGLSLMTAGRYPANPSKLLSTPRLPVILDYLQSKFDLVIIDTPAVLAVSDASLIAANAGSSVIVVRPSAQSEDELEEAIKRLDLTGARIAGVIFNAVPKRRSERRTYAYASAYMSNPVDVEEEHTPRSS